Proteins encoded within one genomic window of Pedobacter africanus:
- the ftsY gene encoding signal recognition particle-docking protein FtsY encodes MGLFDFFKKKETAPEAQEALDKGLEKTKEGFFSKITKAVAGKSTIDDDVLDNLEEVLVTSDVGVSTTLKIIDRIQQRVAKDKYLSTSELNHLLRDEIQLLLAENNSNDFRQFEYGQHKPYVIMVVGVNGVGKTTTIGKLAHKLKAENLKVVLGAADTFRAAAVEQIKLWGERVGVRVVAQAMGSDPASVAYDTLQSAVANGEDVVIIDTAGRLHNKIGLMNELGKVKNVMQKVIPSAPHEILLVLDGSTGQNAFEQCKQFTEATDVNALAITKLDGTAKGGVVIGISDQFKIPVKYIGVGEGMNDLQLFDKKAFVDSLFK; translated from the coding sequence ATGGGCTTATTCGATTTTTTCAAGAAAAAAGAAACCGCACCTGAAGCACAAGAGGCTCTGGATAAGGGATTAGAAAAAACAAAAGAAGGTTTTTTCAGCAAGATCACTAAGGCTGTTGCCGGTAAATCTACCATCGATGATGATGTGCTCGATAACCTCGAAGAAGTACTGGTTACCTCAGATGTTGGGGTAAGCACAACATTAAAAATCATTGACCGCATACAGCAGCGGGTGGCTAAAGACAAATACCTGTCTACCTCAGAACTGAACCATCTGTTACGTGATGAAATTCAGCTCTTACTGGCCGAAAACAACAGCAACGACTTTCGTCAGTTTGAATACGGGCAGCATAAGCCTTACGTAATTATGGTGGTAGGCGTAAACGGCGTGGGCAAAACCACTACTATTGGCAAACTTGCCCATAAGCTGAAGGCCGAAAACCTTAAAGTGGTATTGGGTGCAGCCGATACCTTCAGGGCAGCTGCAGTAGAACAGATCAAACTCTGGGGCGAGCGGGTTGGCGTACGTGTAGTTGCCCAAGCCATGGGTTCAGATCCTGCGTCAGTTGCCTACGACACCCTCCAATCGGCAGTCGCCAATGGTGAAGATGTAGTCATTATCGATACTGCCGGTCGTTTGCACAACAAGATCGGGCTCATGAATGAGCTGGGAAAAGTTAAAAACGTAATGCAAAAGGTAATTCCTTCTGCTCCTCATGAAATATTACTTGTACTGGATGGTTCAACCGGACAAAATGCTTTCGAGCAATGCAAGCAGTTTACCGAAGCCACAGATGTAAATGCCCTGGCCATTACCAAACTGGACGGAACAGCAAAAGGCGGCGTAGTTATCGGCATCTCCGATCAGTTTAAAATACCTGTAAAATACATAGGCGTTGGCGA
- the rpmB gene encoding 50S ribosomal protein L28, with the protein MSRVCDLTGKMAMTGFNVSHSNVKTKRKFYPNLQLQKFYIPEEDRWITLKVSTSAIKTINKIGITEAINRFVKKGYL; encoded by the coding sequence ATGTCAAGAGTTTGTGATTTAACCGGAAAAATGGCGATGACAGGTTTTAATGTTTCTCACTCAAACGTTAAAACTAAGCGTAAGTTTTATCCCAACTTACAGCTTCAGAAATTTTATATTCCTGAAGAAGATCGTTGGATAACACTGAAAGTATCTACTTCAGCTATCAAAACCATCAATAAAATTGGTATTACTGAAGCGATCAACCGTTTCGTTAAAAAAGGATATTTGTAA
- a CDS encoding DUF4295 domain-containing protein: protein MAKKVVATLKTGKGKEYSKVITMTKSPKGAYSFKEVIVHNDHVQDAITASKK from the coding sequence ATGGCAAAGAAGGTAGTTGCAACCCTTAAAACGGGTAAAGGAAAAGAATATTCAAAAGTTATTACAATGACTAAATCACCTAAAGGTGCTTATTCTTTCAAAGAAGTTATTGTTCACAACGATCACGTTCAGGATGCTATTACTGCATCTAAAAAATAA
- the acs gene encoding acetate--CoA ligase, with protein MQIKSFDEYQKTYQYSVDYPEQFWEGIANNFQWRKKWNKVLSWNFSEPTIKWFEGAKLNITENCLDRHLAENGDKPAIIWEPNDPQKESITLSYKILHEQVCRFGNVLKKNGVKKGDRVCIYMPMVPELAVAVLACARIGAIHSVVFGGFSAKSIADRINDAECKVVITADGAFRGNKQIQLKEVIDDALIGCPTVEKVIVLTHTRIAVSMLKGRDVWWEDEIKLVDTNCAAEEMDAEDLLFILYTSGSTGKPKGVVHTVGGYMVYAGYTFSNVFNYQPNEVFFCTADIGWITGHSYIVYGPLSQGATTLMFEGIPTYPDASRMWQVVEKHKVNILYTAPTAIRSLMSFGEEPLKGIDLSTLRVLGSVGEPINEEAWHWFDEHIGKSKCPIVDTWWQTETGGIMISPIAYVTPTKPSFATLPLPGIQPILVDEQGKEIEGNGVNGNLCIKFPWPGMLRTTYGDHERCKLTYFSTYKDLYFTGDGCLRDEEGYYRITGRVDDVINVSGHRIGTAEVENAINMHAGVVESAVVGYPHDVKGQGIYAFVINPNVHNDEDLTRKDILQTVTRVIGAIAKPDKILFVSGLPKTRSGKIMRRILRKIAEGETSQIGDTSTLLDPTVVTEIIEKSGQLK; from the coding sequence ATGCAAATTAAATCTTTTGACGAGTATCAAAAAACGTATCAGTATAGTGTAGATTACCCTGAGCAATTTTGGGAAGGGATAGCCAATAACTTTCAATGGAGAAAGAAATGGAACAAAGTATTGTCCTGGAATTTCTCTGAGCCAACTATCAAATGGTTCGAAGGTGCTAAGTTGAATATTACTGAAAACTGTTTGGACCGTCATCTTGCAGAGAATGGAGATAAACCGGCCATTATCTGGGAACCAAATGACCCTCAGAAAGAAAGTATTACATTAAGTTACAAAATATTGCACGAGCAGGTTTGCCGCTTTGGGAATGTATTGAAAAAGAATGGCGTTAAAAAGGGCGACCGGGTATGTATCTATATGCCAATGGTCCCCGAACTTGCAGTGGCCGTGTTGGCCTGCGCACGTATTGGTGCAATACATTCAGTTGTATTCGGTGGCTTTTCAGCCAAGTCTATTGCAGACCGTATCAATGATGCAGAATGTAAGGTAGTGATTACTGCCGATGGTGCATTCAGAGGAAATAAGCAGATTCAGTTAAAAGAAGTTATTGATGATGCCCTGATCGGTTGTCCGACTGTAGAGAAGGTGATCGTACTTACCCATACCCGCATTGCTGTATCCATGCTCAAGGGCCGGGATGTATGGTGGGAAGATGAAATTAAACTGGTAGATACCAATTGCGCTGCTGAGGAAATGGATGCGGAAGACTTGCTGTTTATTTTATATACTTCAGGGTCTACAGGTAAGCCAAAAGGTGTGGTACATACCGTCGGCGGCTACATGGTGTATGCTGGTTATACCTTTTCAAATGTGTTCAATTACCAGCCAAATGAGGTATTCTTCTGTACAGCCGATATAGGCTGGATCACCGGGCACTCTTATATCGTATACGGACCGCTTTCTCAAGGCGCAACTACATTGATGTTTGAGGGAATCCCGACCTATCCTGATGCTTCGCGCATGTGGCAGGTAGTTGAAAAGCATAAAGTAAATATTTTATATACAGCACCTACAGCCATCCGTTCGCTGATGAGTTTTGGTGAAGAGCCGCTTAAAGGCATAGATCTGAGTACACTAAGGGTCCTTGGTTCTGTTGGAGAGCCGATAAATGAAGAAGCCTGGCATTGGTTTGATGAGCACATTGGAAAAAGTAAATGTCCTATAGTAGATACCTGGTGGCAAACAGAGACGGGCGGAATCATGATTTCACCTATTGCTTATGTAACACCTACCAAGCCTAGTTTTGCGACCTTGCCTTTACCCGGCATACAACCGATTCTTGTTGATGAGCAAGGCAAAGAAATAGAAGGTAATGGCGTGAATGGTAATCTGTGTATTAAGTTCCCTTGGCCTGGTATGCTGCGCACCACTTATGGTGATCACGAGCGTTGCAAGCTTACTTATTTCTCCACTTATAAAGACCTTTATTTTACCGGAGATGGTTGTTTGAGAGATGAAGAAGGTTATTACCGGATTACCGGCAGGGTGGATGATGTGATCAATGTATCTGGTCACAGAATAGGAACAGCTGAAGTAGAAAATGCCATAAACATGCATGCCGGGGTGGTAGAGAGCGCCGTTGTAGGCTATCCACATGATGTGAAAGGGCAGGGGATCTATGCGTTTGTGATCAACCCGAATGTGCATAATGACGAAGACCTTACCCGTAAAGATATATTGCAGACGGTAACCCGGGTAATTGGAGCAATTGCCAAACCGGATAAGATCCTGTTTGTATCTGGTCTGCCTAAAACGCGGTCCGGTAAAATTATGCGCCGTATCCTGAGGAAGATAGCTGAAGGGGAAACTTCCCAGATTGGTGATACTTCTACTTTATTGGACCCAACTGTGGTAACGGAAATTATAGAAAAATCCGGACAGCTGAAATAA
- the rpmG gene encoding 50S ribosomal protein L33: protein MAKKGNRVQVILECTEHKTSGMPGMSRYISTKNRKNTTERLELKKFNPVLRKVTVHKEIK from the coding sequence ATGGCAAAAAAAGGTAACAGAGTACAAGTTATTCTAGAGTGTACAGAGCATAAAACTAGCGGCATGCCTGGTATGTCTAGATATATCTCTACTAAAAACCGTAAAAACACTACTGAGCGTTTGGAATTGAAAAAATTCAACCCTGTATTGAGAAAAGTAACGGTACACAAAGAAATTAAGTAA